Proteins from a genomic interval of Desulfurobacterium sp. TC5-1:
- a CDS encoding metal ABC transporter substrate-binding protein: MKKLLLIVALLTGLAVYGCNIESNKPLIVSSLPIWKNVAEYLAGGDFKYYSILKGGESPHGYEMKPSDIAKLKKAKLIVIHGLGLDNWILKGIDNREKVFNIGKLLSKKYPFIKKAGYHIWTNPILMEDVYFEMANKLSKFYPGKKTYYEKRADDYSAMIQQLISRVNECTAKLKNRKVIAFHPVWEPLFETINIKCIGYIVNNPEEEPKPEIIKELIKKGKEENVKIVIAEKGEPQTLVNEIASEIGAKVIVLNPIPDKDYVIALSNWCNKICTALKEVNEQ, encoded by the coding sequence ATGAAGAAACTACTGCTCATAGTTGCACTTTTAACAGGACTGGCAGTTTACGGCTGTAATATAGAATCCAACAAACCTCTTATAGTTTCAAGTCTTCCGATATGGAAAAATGTTGCAGAATATTTAGCTGGCGGAGATTTCAAATACTATTCCATTTTAAAGGGAGGTGAATCCCCCCACGGATACGAAATGAAACCTTCAGACATCGCCAAGTTAAAAAAGGCAAAACTAATAGTAATTCATGGGCTGGGCCTTGACAATTGGATACTTAAAGGAATCGATAACAGGGAAAAGGTATTTAACATAGGAAAACTCCTCTCAAAAAAGTACCCTTTTATAAAAAAAGCCGGGTATCACATATGGACAAATCCAATTTTAATGGAAGACGTGTATTTCGAAATGGCTAATAAACTCAGCAAGTTCTACCCCGGAAAAAAAACATATTATGAAAAAAGGGCTGACGACTATAGTGCTATGATACAACAGTTAATTTCAAGAGTTAATGAATGCACGGCAAAATTGAAAAATAGAAAAGTTATTGCATTTCACCCCGTATGGGAACCTCTCTTTGAAACTATAAACATCAAATGCATAGGCTATATAGTTAACAATCCTGAAGAAGAACCTAAACCGGAAATCATAAAAGAACTTATCAAAAAAGGAAAAGAGGAAAATGTCAAAATTGTAATAGCCGAAAAGGGTGAACCTCAAACTCTTGTAAATGAAATAGCCTCTGAAATAGGTGCAAAAGTTATCGTGCTAAACCCAATTCCTGACAAAGATTATGTTATAGCTTTAAGTAACTGGTGCAATAAAATATGCACCGCTTTGAAGGAGGTAAACGAACAATGA
- a CDS encoding aminodeoxychorismate/anthranilate synthase component II, producing MILMIDNYDSFTYNIVQYFGTLGADITVKRNDKITIDEIETFKPEAIVISPGPCTPKEAGISVEVIKRFSGKLPILGICLGHQSIGYAFGAKIIRAKKLMHGKASLIKHDEKYLFEGMKNPFSAIRYHSLVIDRGTLPEDFIVTAESEDDGEIMGIRHKQFPLFGVQFHPESILTEDGLKIIENFTKQI from the coding sequence ATGATTCTTATGATAGATAACTACGATTCTTTCACTTACAACATTGTTCAATACTTCGGGACGCTCGGTGCAGATATTACCGTTAAAAGAAACGACAAAATAACGATCGATGAAATTGAAACGTTTAAACCTGAAGCCATTGTAATTTCTCCAGGTCCCTGTACACCTAAAGAAGCGGGTATTTCTGTAGAGGTGATAAAAAGGTTTTCTGGTAAACTGCCGATTTTAGGTATCTGCCTTGGTCATCAATCAATAGGTTATGCATTCGGTGCAAAAATAATAAGAGCGAAGAAACTTATGCACGGCAAAGCTTCCCTGATAAAACATGATGAAAAATATCTTTTTGAAGGAATGAAAAATCCCTTTTCTGCCATTAGATATCACTCCCTTGTAATCGATAGGGGAACTCTCCCTGAAGATTTTATAGTAACGGCAGAAAGTGAAGATGACGGAGAAATTATGGGCATAAGGCACAAACAGTTCCCCTTATTTGGCGTTCAATTTCATCCTGAATCCATTCTTACAGAAGATGGCCTGAAAATCATAGAAAACTTTACTAAACAAATTTAA
- a CDS encoding DUF503 domain-containing protein — protein sequence MVSIGYLEVELYIPHSHSLKEKRMVVKRIKERVKNKFNVAICEAEAHDKWQTAVIAIVSVSTSSKKVDETLEKVVGFIEKLYPGMIKSYHKELI from the coding sequence ATGGTCTCCATAGGCTATCTTGAAGTAGAACTTTACATACCCCACAGCCACTCTTTAAAAGAGAAAAGAATGGTAGTCAAACGAATCAAAGAAAGAGTTAAAAATAAGTTTAACGTTGCCATCTGCGAAGCAGAAGCACATGACAAATGGCAAACTGCCGTAATCGCCATTGTATCGGTCTCGACATCATCAAAAAAAGTTGATGAAACACTTGAAAAGGTTGTTGGATTTATAGAAAAACTCTACCCTGGCATGATAAAAAGCTACCACAAAGAACTGATTTAA
- a CDS encoding NAD(P)/FAD-dependent oxidoreductase — translation MNDSYDVAIVGLGVAGCCAAKVLEGSGLKVIAFDTFNFPRKKLCGGGLTLKCYHLITDIFGEVAPIIRKKATKIYLVNKESVLEAVSDVPFVLFVDREEFDNFLFSKISRIAVHDGEKVVAITEEKGGYRIETSKGFYRARFIIGCDGVNGLTPRICGINLKKALTFEMDIESDTKESAIIDFSDFNSGYYWIFPKGNFYTTGFGDFSTVKMKNPEVVNKKFNEKYRIKGKVISRGGAFVPVFDGQLYPGKGRIFLTGDAASLVDPFTGEGIYFAALSGKRAAESILKYYDNPQEALVVYARFLDKFAADFKWALFLRRLFFRFKGAMFKIMETSDEIRTVATDIISGNISYHEAFKRFVAKSIKLPMRFVYVTGFNKKRQRKEDKGLSSLDI, via the coding sequence ATTAACGATTCCTACGACGTTGCTATTGTAGGGCTTGGTGTAGCAGGCTGCTGTGCTGCTAAAGTTTTGGAGGGCAGTGGCCTGAAAGTTATTGCTTTTGATACGTTTAATTTTCCCAGGAAAAAGTTGTGCGGTGGTGGGTTAACATTAAAATGTTACCACCTTATTACAGATATTTTCGGTGAAGTTGCTCCTATAATCAGGAAAAAAGCAACGAAAATCTATCTTGTTAACAAAGAGTCAGTTCTTGAAGCGGTGTCTGATGTTCCTTTTGTTCTGTTTGTAGATAGAGAAGAGTTTGACAACTTTTTGTTTTCTAAGATTTCTCGTATTGCAGTTCATGACGGTGAGAAGGTAGTGGCTATAACAGAAGAGAAGGGTGGCTATAGAATAGAAACATCTAAGGGTTTTTATAGAGCACGTTTCATTATAGGTTGTGACGGTGTGAACGGATTAACGCCAAGAATTTGTGGCATAAATTTAAAGAAAGCTTTAACGTTTGAAATGGATATTGAATCTGATACAAAGGAATCAGCGATTATAGATTTTTCTGACTTTAATTCAGGATACTACTGGATATTTCCGAAAGGAAATTTTTACACGACGGGATTTGGTGATTTTTCTACTGTTAAAATGAAAAACCCGGAAGTGGTTAATAAGAAGTTTAATGAAAAGTATAGGATTAAAGGGAAAGTGATTTCCAGGGGTGGGGCGTTTGTTCCAGTTTTTGATGGACAATTGTATCCTGGAAAAGGCAGGATATTTCTCACGGGAGACGCGGCGTCTCTTGTTGACCCATTTACCGGTGAAGGTATATATTTTGCCGCGTTGAGCGGCAAAAGGGCTGCTGAAAGTATTTTAAAATATTACGACAATCCACAAGAGGCGTTAGTTGTCTATGCACGTTTTCTTGATAAATTTGCTGCGGATTTTAAATGGGCACTTTTTCTAAGACGTTTGTTTTTTAGATTCAAAGGTGCAATGTTCAAAATTATGGAAACGAGTGATGAAATTCGTACTGTAGCAACTGATATAATTTCAGGTAACATAAGTTACCATGAAGCCTTTAAAAGGTTTGTTGCAAAATCCATCAAGTTACCAATGAGGTTTGTTTATGTTACAGGTTTCAATAAAAAGAGGCAGAGAAAAGAGGATAAAGGGCTTTCATCCCTGGATATATAA
- a CDS encoding class I SAM-dependent rRNA methyltransferase gives MLQVSIKRGREKRIKGFHPWIYKKDILSFSRRPKPGEICIVRDYKGAFLAKGYINPDSYIAIRVLTYRKDEEIDLEFFVRRIREAFAYRKKLLSDTNETTAFRLIHSEADYLPGLVVDSYDGYLVAQFTTLGMEILKPLVVKALVEVVQPKGIYEKSTVQTRELEGLPLCEQKLYGEIPEKVTVLENGIKFRVQIIGGQKTGYFLDQRENKLLFAREFVDEGDRVLDAFCHLGGFGIHAAVIGKAGSVVAVDSSEMALELAKENAEINGVVNRFTFVKGDCFKVLKKMQKDGEMFDSIVIDPPAFAKSRTVVEQAKRGYKELFLRGLKMLKPGGKIVVCSCSHHITPPILEEILLSAALDTRTPLRVLYTTYQAKDHPFVLQIPESRYLKCIFARRFEWEVK, from the coding sequence ATGTTACAGGTTTCAATAAAAAGAGGCAGAGAAAAGAGGATAAAGGGCTTTCATCCCTGGATATATAAGAAAGATATTCTCTCTTTTTCAAGGAGACCAAAACCCGGTGAAATATGCATTGTAAGGGATTATAAGGGTGCATTTCTCGCCAAAGGATATATAAATCCGGATTCTTACATAGCTATAAGAGTTTTGACTTACAGGAAAGATGAGGAAATAGACCTTGAGTTCTTTGTCAGGAGAATTCGGGAGGCTTTTGCCTACAGAAAAAAACTGCTTTCGGATACTAATGAAACTACGGCGTTTCGTTTAATACATTCTGAGGCTGATTACCTTCCAGGCTTAGTTGTGGATAGTTATGATGGCTATCTTGTAGCTCAGTTTACAACACTTGGAATGGAAATTTTAAAGCCTCTGGTAGTGAAAGCTTTAGTTGAAGTTGTACAACCGAAGGGTATTTACGAAAAGTCAACCGTTCAGACGAGGGAGTTAGAGGGACTTCCGCTGTGTGAGCAAAAACTTTATGGTGAAATTCCTGAAAAGGTAACGGTACTCGAAAACGGGATAAAGTTTCGCGTTCAGATAATAGGCGGTCAGAAAACTGGATATTTTCTTGATCAGAGAGAAAATAAACTACTTTTTGCCAGGGAATTTGTCGATGAAGGTGATCGGGTTCTTGATGCATTCTGCCACTTGGGAGGATTCGGCATTCATGCAGCTGTAATAGGTAAGGCAGGAAGTGTTGTTGCCGTTGATAGTTCTGAGATGGCACTTGAGCTTGCGAAAGAAAATGCGGAGATAAACGGTGTAGTCAATAGATTCACTTTTGTGAAGGGTGACTGTTTTAAAGTCTTAAAGAAGATGCAGAAAGATGGTGAAATGTTCGATTCTATTGTCATAGATCCCCCTGCCTTTGCTAAGAGCAGAACTGTGGTAGAACAGGCAAAGAGAGGTTACAAGGAATTGTTCCTTAGAGGATTAAAAATGCTTAAACCTGGTGGAAAGATCGTTGTCTGTTCCTGTTCTCACCACATTACTCCACCTATACTTGAGGAAATTTTGCTATCGGCAGCTCTTGACACGAGAACGCCCCTCAGGGTTCTTTACACAACTTATCAGGCTAAAGACCATCCGTTTGTTCTTCAAATACCGGAGTCAAGATATTTAAAATGTATATTCGCCAGACGGTTTGAGTGGGAGGTAAAATGA
- the truD gene encoding tRNA pseudouridine(13) synthase TruD yields the protein MKLYSHIKKIPEDFVVEEVPALKVGSEGAFDVFILKKRNVSTLEAVRIISKLLKLSLKSIGFAGLKDKYAVTSQYITVPSGKITEEKLSFYNDGRWRVGKRQSNSSFEIKFIGKSKKPLTIGNIYGNKFTIKIRNFEKSMREKFYRNLQTVKLYGFPNYFGEQRFGSVKSRDDFVLRYILKGDFVKALKVYFLGREKIDMLTDWQDIYKVLKPTLEEYEKDLLRGLLKGLPAEKAFRILPKNIRIMFNFAFQSYLFNRILGEYILNKYPYRQVPFINNWKLYFYLEVTDFEYFKNLQIPYTGKDLPPEDSLLKKVMKKVFKEEKVNSSVFDMEIAGMKVMTDGQRKAVVIPENFKIVSKTKKDVTIQFILPPGSYATILLRALLSV from the coding sequence ATGAAACTGTACTCCCACATAAAAAAGATTCCTGAGGACTTTGTCGTTGAAGAAGTTCCGGCCTTAAAAGTTGGAAGTGAAGGTGCCTTTGATGTTTTTATTCTTAAAAAGAGGAATGTATCTACTTTGGAAGCAGTCAGGATAATATCAAAACTCTTAAAACTTTCACTTAAATCCATAGGATTTGCAGGATTAAAGGATAAATATGCCGTAACGTCACAGTACATAACGGTGCCTTCAGGGAAAATCACCGAAGAAAAACTATCTTTTTACAACGACGGCAGATGGAGGGTCGGCAAAAGGCAATCTAATTCTTCCTTTGAAATCAAGTTTATTGGAAAATCTAAAAAACCCCTGACTATTGGAAATATCTACGGCAACAAATTTACAATAAAAATTAGAAATTTTGAAAAATCAATGAGGGAAAAATTTTACAGAAACCTTCAAACAGTTAAACTGTACGGATTCCCAAATTATTTTGGAGAACAAAGGTTTGGAAGCGTTAAAAGCAGAGACGACTTCGTTCTAAGGTACATTTTAAAGGGTGACTTTGTGAAGGCTTTAAAGGTTTATTTCTTAGGAAGAGAAAAAATAGATATGCTCACAGATTGGCAGGACATATATAAAGTACTAAAGCCAACACTTGAAGAGTATGAAAAAGATCTACTAAGAGGACTACTAAAAGGGCTTCCTGCAGAAAAAGCTTTCCGAATCCTTCCAAAAAATATAAGAATTATGTTTAACTTCGCTTTTCAAAGCTACCTTTTTAACCGCATTCTTGGCGAATACATATTGAATAAATATCCATACAGACAAGTTCCCTTCATAAACAATTGGAAACTTTACTTTTACTTAGAAGTTACCGACTTTGAATATTTCAAAAACCTGCAGATACCTTATACCGGAAAGGATTTACCGCCGGAAGATTCTCTCCTTAAAAAAGTAATGAAAAAAGTATTTAAAGAAGAAAAAGTTAACTCTTCTGTATTTGACATGGAAATTGCCGGAATGAAAGTAATGACTGATGGTCAAAGAAAAGCTGTTGTTATTCCGGAAAATTTCAAAATAGTTTCAAAAACAAAAAAGGATGTTACCATACAATTTATCTTACCACCGGGAAGCTACGCTACAATTCTTTTGAGAGCACTCCTCTCTGTGTGA
- the carA gene encoding glutamine-hydrolyzing carbamoyl-phosphate synthase small subunit, whose product MLDRKKTILALEDGTYFEGVNFGAEGEVSGEVVFTTSMTGYQEIVTDPSFKGQIVTMTCPLIGNVGANSEDIESDKPQAEGFVVKEISEIYSNWRAEFSFEDYLRKYGVVGIAEIDTRALVKRLRDVGTMRGVISTVDLNPESLVEKAKSIPPMEGQNLVDVVTCKEPYEWSQGTWKLEKKGYSEVKNFKYSVVVLDFGIRKNILRNLVDVGIKPVVVPASTPPEEILKYNPDGIFLSCGPGDPAAVDYAIETIRYLIATFKKPIFGICLGHQLTALALGAKTYKLKFGHRGANQPVKNLKNGKVEITAQNHGFAVDDRTLPDELEVTHYSLNDKTVEGLKHKSKPLFTVQYHPESSPGPHDSRYLFREFAKLISDYRGI is encoded by the coding sequence ATGTTAGACAGAAAGAAGACAATTCTTGCTCTTGAAGATGGGACATACTTTGAGGGAGTTAATTTTGGTGCAGAAGGTGAGGTGTCTGGTGAAGTAGTATTTACGACCAGTATGACAGGTTATCAGGAAATAGTGACGGATCCTTCTTTTAAGGGTCAGATAGTAACAATGACCTGTCCTTTGATAGGAAACGTCGGTGCTAACAGTGAAGACATTGAGTCTGATAAGCCACAGGCAGAAGGTTTTGTAGTAAAAGAAATTTCTGAGATTTATTCTAACTGGCGGGCAGAGTTTTCATTTGAAGATTATCTCAGGAAATATGGTGTTGTTGGAATTGCAGAGATAGATACGAGAGCCCTGGTTAAAAGATTGAGAGATGTTGGTACGATGAGGGGTGTAATTTCTACGGTTGATCTAAATCCTGAATCCCTTGTAGAAAAGGCCAAAAGTATTCCTCCTATGGAAGGTCAAAACCTTGTTGATGTTGTAACTTGTAAAGAGCCTTATGAGTGGAGTCAGGGAACGTGGAAGTTAGAGAAGAAAGGTTATTCAGAAGTTAAAAACTTTAAATACAGCGTTGTAGTTCTTGATTTTGGTATAAGAAAGAACATTCTTAGAAATTTGGTGGATGTGGGTATTAAACCTGTGGTTGTTCCGGCGAGTACGCCTCCTGAAGAGATTCTTAAGTATAATCCTGATGGCATATTCTTATCGTGTGGTCCTGGTGATCCGGCGGCTGTTGATTATGCGATAGAGACCATTCGTTACCTCATTGCAACGTTTAAAAAACCAATTTTTGGTATCTGTCTTGGCCACCAGCTTACAGCTCTTGCTTTGGGTGCTAAGACTTACAAATTAAAGTTTGGACATAGAGGTGCCAACCAGCCTGTTAAAAATCTTAAAAATGGAAAAGTAGAGATAACGGCCCAGAACCATGGTTTTGCTGTTGATGATAGAACGCTTCCTGACGAACTTGAGGTAACCCATTACAGTCTTAACGATAAAACGGTAGAAGGCTTGAAACATAAGTCAAAGCCACTTTTTACTGTTCAGTATCACCCTGAGAGTTCGCCTGGTCCTCACGATTCCAGGTACCTTTTCCGTGAATTTGCTAAATTGATATCAGACTATAGGGGAATTTGA
- the galU gene encoding UTP--glucose-1-phosphate uridylyltransferase GalU — MTAIRKAVIPVAGLGTRFLPATKAQPKEMLPLVDKPVIQYIVEEAVKAGINQIVFVTGKHKRAIEDHFDSNFELETALEKKGKTELLKIVREITNLAEIIYVRQKEPLGLGHAILTAEPAVGNEPFAVLLGDDIMVSETPAIKQLMETYDRYRCSVLGVQHVPEEEVSNYGIVSGHEVEENVIKIDKLVEKPAVSEAPSNLAITGRYILTPTIFDMLRYTPPGKGNEIQLTDAIVRLSMREAVYAKVMKGNRYDTGSKLGFLKATIDFALMRDDLRDSIINYMEEKLKERGEKNG, encoded by the coding sequence ATGACAGCGATAAGGAAGGCAGTTATCCCTGTTGCAGGTCTTGGGACGAGGTTTCTTCCAGCTACAAAGGCACAGCCGAAGGAGATGCTTCCTCTGGTTGACAAACCAGTTATTCAATACATTGTTGAAGAAGCTGTAAAGGCCGGTATCAATCAGATTGTTTTTGTAACGGGTAAACATAAGAGAGCTATAGAGGATCATTTTGATAGTAATTTTGAGCTTGAAACGGCCCTTGAAAAAAAAGGAAAGACGGAACTTCTTAAAATAGTGAGAGAAATAACTAACCTTGCAGAGATAATTTACGTGAGACAGAAAGAGCCTCTTGGACTTGGACATGCCATTTTGACGGCAGAGCCAGCGGTTGGAAATGAACCGTTCGCCGTGCTTCTTGGTGATGACATAATGGTTTCTGAAACGCCTGCCATAAAACAGTTAATGGAAACTTATGACCGTTATAGGTGTTCGGTTCTTGGTGTTCAACATGTTCCAGAAGAGGAGGTTTCAAATTACGGTATCGTTTCCGGGCATGAAGTTGAGGAAAATGTAATTAAGATTGACAAGCTTGTTGAAAAACCAGCAGTTTCAGAAGCACCCTCAAACCTTGCTATTACAGGAAGATACATACTGACGCCAACTATCTTTGATATGCTCAGGTATACTCCGCCAGGAAAGGGAAACGAGATACAGCTAACCGACGCTATAGTGAGACTTTCCATGAGAGAGGCTGTTTATGCGAAGGTAATGAAAGGTAATAGATACGATACAGGTTCAAAACTTGGATTTTTGAAAGCAACGATAGATTTTGCTCTCATGAGAGATGACCTTAGAGATTCCATCATAAATTATATGGAAGAAAAACTGAAAGAGAGAGGTGAAAAGAATGGCTGA